AAAGAATAATGAAATAgagttttattatatataaaaaatattttttccgcTCAAATTGGAAAAGATCTCTTTAAATTACACTAAAATTTTGAGTAACAATCTGACAAATATATTAGATGTACTAAAACATAATGTACCAGATACTCACAAAAATATAGTTGAAACTTGACTATAAGAAGATAGAACTCACTCCTTTATGAGTGAAGGTGCAACACTTTGGATACACttaataatttgctttttatatatgtaatacaaattatttttttcattttaatttttcattttcattttcaattgctTATACACtatttagttattattatttttgaaatattctcaaacaattttatttgtaataaaatgcaGTTTGCTATTTTAACCGTAGTATTGTGGTCACTATCTCCTGTTGCGGTTTCTTATTTACggtgtttttttcttttctttttttttttttttactaataaagacttcatttttaatttttatattatatatcttGAAATCTTTTAAAATGTCATTCcacttttatttttcaattaatttaaacgcttagtcccttttaaattttgtattcatgtgttttcttttattaattaaattttaaaatttttatctatttattttaatttttaaaccatttaaatattcatatatgaattcaaattaattttttttactatcATTTTAATtgctatattttaattaatatattataataagtaaataataaatattatattattaatattagttgATTGTTAAACTATATACATACTACTAATATCCAATATAGTGAAtgattatcattttattttaatttaaatgactaaatgattataataattattagtaaattttataatatttaattttaatatttatattattataaaatataattgaatatatttttaagataaatatatttttatttattaattatattaacataataaatataaaaaatatccaCAGCTTCGCGTGGGGTTTAGATcatgtttatttatttaatttccagCTTCATGGGGCATAACTATTTTCGCTTGTATTAATCATTGATTTAACTCCTGACAATTCAAGTTGAGTTTGATCCGTCCAATCCCCACGTATCCAATCTAAAttctaaatttcatttttaaatttttattttatttattaagaaaaaggatttgagaatttttattttatttattataaaatattctcAGCTCTTTTATTTCTCATGAGAGAAaatcatcttctttttctttttttttttttgcatcctAAAATAAACGCCTCATATCACACCAATTAGCATTCAAGTTTGTCCTTGAAAGCAAGAAGCAATTATATAAAATGAGTAAATATAGAATTTAATGAATTGCGagtaaaaattaataaaacaaatatttattgcaaataatgatttaataattaatatttaaatactttccTATTTATTttcatctatatttttaaaatttcttttatttataaatatatattaataatttttttaaaattttgtcctTATatctattaaatattttaaataagataaaaaaatattttcttaaaattaaaatacattttataataattttaattaatttaattaattttttaatcaacatgaaaaattttagtgaatacagaaaatataaatttaaaaaattatttttgaaaaaaaatataaaatatcaaaaattaaaaaaacaacATCATTAGTTCCCCACAAATTCAGTgccaacataaatccaaaatatcaATCACATGCCGCCTAACATATACATCCAAGTAAAAGTCTCTAAATCCATACTTCCAATTAGCTACAAACCAAATTTCAACCCTCTTAACCATTATCATGGCTACCCCATCCTACAATtgatttcaaatttaaaaatatacatATCTAACAATAAATAAAACCTATTTTTTATTCACAAAATCAGAATatttgaaagaaattgaagaaaaacaAAAAGAGAGCAAAGTAGAATAATAATAGTCTACTTAGCAATTAACCATATACTATAAACTGGAAAATCAAAGTGATCATGCATTCAGATCAATCCTTGGCCTCTTCAACAGAAATGGAGATGGAACAGTGGAATTGCAGCGAGGGCATTTAGGGTTAGTCTTCAATGTCATCACATACATGAAACAGCCAGGGCACCCTGCAGCAAACATCCCATTATCACCATCACCGCCGCCGCCGCCGCCGCCGCTACTTTTACCACCTTTTTCTTGTTGTTGTTCTTCTTGTTCAATGTGTGATGGAAGTGATGATCGTTTCTTGCTAATGGTTTCTTTCTCCGCCCTCTGTAGAGCAGACTTAACCTTGTCAAGTGTACAGACACTTTGGCAATGGCTGGAAGGAAGAAGCTTCAATTCCAGGCAGCTTTCTTCCAAGAATTTCAATGGTGGACATTCTTTATTGTCTTGGATGGTTTTTTCTGTATCTTTATTATCGTTCCTCTTTGCAAACGATGAAGACAATGGTGAATTTGGAGAGTTGCATCTCTGCTGATACACCATCGCTGCTGTCTGCATATGAAGCTCAATTCTCTCATTTTCACAACCAAATACAATCTTATATTTATCTAATTAAtgagtttattaaaaaaaattatttagactTAACTATTTTGAATTCACCGAATTTAAGTAGAGATTATACCCATCAACCCCAAGGGCTGAGAACTCATCCcaagaatttaaatttaagaaaagacaaaaataataatgtattctttttaaaattcattaatcacGACGTAAATGATCTTATAAAAAAAAACTATCACGTGATaccattaattataaaaaaaaaaattaattttgtgtcaagataattaatttagttattaaATGCGTAGAGTTTGGAATTGTAATAATGATGATCCGTTATACTATCAATTAATTACGaagtaaattaaaatattacCAACAAAATAATTTATCTCACAAAAGAATTAAAAAACTGAAGCTAATACTAGCATAAATAAACAAATTCTTTTCAATTAATGGTGAAGTGATATGGACCAGCTATTTTTCtaaattaatctaaaaataaAAACTATTCTATTAAAGTAACAGAAAATTATGACCAATAATTAATTACTACGAATTATACTAAATTTGATGGTGTAATCCTAGCCTATAAAAATGAAGTTCTTCTGTCCTTGACATGAAAAAAAACAGACAGACAGGCAAATGTTTATTATGTTAAATTGTCAAgaaaaaatagaagaaaaaccCATATatcgaaaaataaaaaaaataaattaattaaggttttGCTAAGAAAGCAGAATCAGAAAAATTAATTCCTACgctgaaaaaaaaaaggaaaaggaaagaaaagggaCCTGCAAATGAAGAGGCATTTCCAAGCAGGATTTAGGGATTTGTAAATCGAGATCCAAAGGGGAAGTGTTTCTAACTTTAGATAAGCCTCCAAGCAAGTCCCTTGTGATCAGAATCTCTGAATTCCGACCCTTCACCATGGAACTCACATCTGCTGCCATTTCCTTTCTTCTAATATTTTTCTGTAATTGCAGAAGCTATGGCAGAGGgcttaagagatgaagaagagtaGGTAATTAAAAGGTATAGGCACAAAGAGAAATCACATAAATAGACCCCAAGGCTAAGTTTTAGAGTAGCCCACAGAACAATTACTTGATGGTGTTATTACAATGCCACCCATGCTATTACAAATTACttctatttttcaaattttaaaatagtacaattttcttatcttataCAGTAGATTTTTGTAAGGATTTTGTCTCATTTgttattgtttaattaattaatttcttttaaaattagttatttaattttaacTATGTTATCCTATAGTTATTTTAAGTTAAATTTGTACATGGCTTTTGATGATATTTAATGTTATTCATCTTCATTTAATctttaaaaatataagaaatagGGATTTGATGGTATGGATTTTTTTTATTGTGATAAaagtttttttattaaaattaatataaaaattaaatttaaataaaattttatttcttaattctcaaatttaaaatttaataattttaatatcaatcAATCCCactcaaatttttttaaaaaatatagatataattatattttttaataattttattcaaattttttatttaattatattcaaTTATTGAATCTTACCAACTAGATAAGCcacataattaaaattttctaataattttaatatttttttattgtgtgaataaaattaaaaaaaaattaaaatgaaaacttatttttttttaattagtaatAGTTAATTAATTGttatgaatttaaatatttaaattttgttttaagaGTTTTTAAAATATATGGGTAAAGGATAAAATGGAGAATTCAAAAAGTCAAGCATTAATTAATGAGTTGATGGAGATGGGGGCATCAAAGAATTAAGAAAAGAAATTGCAATGTGTTGCAGAGCTTCCTCATTAATGCCATTCATTATtgttttttgttttctttattttaagACTTTTAagccttcttcttccttcattATTAGGCAACTTTCGTTATCTTCGACTCTCGCTCATATGCGCGTGTTTAGCACGTTCCTCATCCGTCACATCTGCGCAATAATGTgcaatcggttcggtttggttcggtttcgaACCGAAGTGAACCCATaaaatcaaaaattgaaaattaaaaattttaaaaattgaattaaattgatcACTAAGAGGGaattgaatcgaattaaattgataaatattaaattgattttgttttaaatcgatcaaattaaattttataagatttcatatttttaacattaaatctcaataataaaaatataaagaaaacttagaaatcaaaactcaaaaattttgaaatttcttgatatatatatatatataattttaattctattcaattttttttattttttataaaaataatcgaATCGAATCTATTGatagaaattattaaaatttataaattaaatcaaattaattaaattttaaaatcaaaacaattaaattaaattgattggatttaattcaattttttgatttagacaaaaatatgctCGTTCCTACCGCGCACGACACACGCCATTAACATCGTAAACATTACTCCTATCAAGTGTTAGGtaagggtgagcattcggttcgaaccgaatcgaatcaaactgaaccgaattaaattataaaaatcaaattttaaattttagaaactgaaccgaactgaaatgggagaaaaactgaatcgaaccaaactgctctattttggttcggttcggtttaaaacgatctgttttgatttttgattgattttttaatttagacttgattttcaagttatttgatctaattttgattttagtttgaatctaataattattaattaatgaaattaaataattaatatatatataattaaatataattcataaattttccataaaaataaatcaattcaaaaatcaattcagttcgatttgattcgatttaaatatataaattactattcagttcgattcgatttaatcgatttttttctcttcaaaattgaaccgaaataatcaaaatttttataatgtaaaactaaactaaactaagctaattaaattttaaaattaaattaattaaactaaattaatttaatttaatttaattttttttatttgaattgaatTCTACTTAGCCCTAATATTTCTTTCACCGAAATTTCTTTAACAGTACTACAGGCTCATTAATTATTCAAAGCTGTGTTtggattgaagaaaaaaaaattttaaaatgaaaaaaattaagaaacGTAAAAAATAAAAGTGAAAAATAATAAAGgagtattattatttatttttttttattttagagagaaaatgaatagaaaataaataaattattttttatttttatagatatttattttaattttaaataaaaaaataaatattttactatttaaaaaattattttttctagttatttttcttcttaatatctaaataaagaaagaaaaataactttttcaatttttttttctcttttattttcttttctcaaacATAGGCCAAGTCTCCAAATTACATTTATCGTGCATAATtccttatattttttaaaatgagcCTTATAAATTTTGCCATACAGAAATTGACTAGCTTACCCCTAAGAAAATCATGTAATCACTTAACAGCTATTTCTTctgaataattattttatttgtctAAATAAAAGAAGAAAGCTATATTTAAATTCGAGACCTATGGACAGGGAAGGAAGTTAAACAAGAAAAGAGAGATTCATGGATTCTTCGTTGTTTTCAGATATGTTAGATATTCCTGTGGGCGTTCAtgttaagaaaaatatattttttttaaatatataaattaaaaaatattaaaaaattaatttttataaattttaataaaaaatattaaaatgataacataatattttttcaaattatttttaataatatttaaaataatattttttttcataaaaaataattttagacctTCAAATTTAATAATGGTATTTGAAATTTCATCATATTGTTTTTCATTACCTAGAATGAGTTCAAGATGGCGAATCAAATTCAATGATATAACAACAACTGTGAAGTGCCATCATGTGAATGCTTGAACATTATGGAAAGAACCTAATCTTGGCAAAAGGTTTTTCGGTTGCTCTAAATTCTGGGTAAGTCGGTGTAAATAGAGTATAAATTGTAGGGATTTCAGTATTCCCTTTTTTCATTTGGggttagtttttgtaatttcgagTGGGTATTTTGATTGGATTGACATTGAGGTCTTGGATAGGCATAATGACATTGAGAACATGGAGctgagaaaataatttttgatgaaatcaattaggtgactCAAGGCTTGAAGATGTTTAAAGAAAGCATGGACAAAGAAGAATCATTGGCTGACAACGGATCGAGTATTTATAGGTATTCGATTTGACTTAACCCTAATAGGATGAATTTGAATAGTATATATTGAGTTTAAGATGGGTTCAAGTTTGAAAAATAATACctattgtgtcacaccttacccctctgtaaggcataacataattccgtagaatacctaatgaactactgaatttcacctaccgataactcattaagtactctgcaagagattttaaaaaccattttcttactttttgaaagtgttgagcattttcttacatttaatagaagtttgaaagctagttaaaatttttgttcattcttatttgtccgcaaattttgaaaaaattttagcagagtgccgtctgtattttaagaaaataattcttcaaaaacctataaaaacactttcaataatttaatttcatcaaatcaaccactactacaacacaattcaagatcatttctcccaactccataattcaaaataattctccattcaattatcataaaaaataatactaaataacttcattcatatttcaattaaagaaaaatcaatttacattcatcaatccaaattttatattagaaaatccaaaataatattattacaaactctatacaactgctcatgaccagtttatacatgtacatacatttacatacatcaaaataagtattacaatcaaggtataaaatatacccgataaaactttAGGGATATAGCTCAAAgatcttcagcagctcactctgctgctcctctagtctctatatctgcgacaacaataacagccatcgctgagtactatgactgagtggtgcacaacatactaaaataatatttatgcataatttaaatcacatttattcaaatatggtactgaacatgaaaaacagatacaaaatatgatttataaatttttagtccaaacaatctaatttaagaagtctcaaaacgaatttaataaaaacacacagttatatcatgccattcagaacaacattcatctcaatagccagaggcttctgagaaatcacaaggctagctagctcaaactatgagtacccattcaaatttcttcctctactggcacacacctcaacacttcagccagaaagggaatcaaaattcaaaactaattcctctcactagttatgctagtgaggcattcaaatatatgatcatgacactgtggtttcaaaactatcttaaccatTTACCAAACATATAatgacaattaaatcacatatcattaaattttcaacaatttagatcaaaagcatagtgtatatttcaatcaccattttgcaatataaatagatcacaattcatttcatgtactttgcaaaaagaaatttaaagagcattttatgttgtgcacaagccTTATGCGAGtcatctcttggccttgactcgatgcttcgggttctttcccgatattcttgtcaactgaaacacataattttacagtgttttagtatcataatttatcataagtccaaaaataaattcaaatctatttatatctagcttaatatgcttaacttgacgttctttaaaattgtattttggagttactattcacgacactattcaagtcaaattattcactttcttatgcttaataggtatgtgaattctaatttcatccacataccacattttggttacctaatttgttggttttggttgtttcttcaaattttaagtctcttaggtgaaatttcgaaatttcagatttggtgtcctattttatactgttctattagtcatgttgctgtagtaatttggctaagttttcttcatagaagttgttctttattgtcttaaatttatttctctttttgaatcactccatttagagttttgtagccccagttatgaccatttgaacatggctggctggatttggtgttacccagaattctgggcattttctggatattagCCATTTTTGTGTATTGACTGTAGGTAAGTTTTTGGATAGTTTATGatcaaattttgggtttatttccttcatgaaagttgtagggctatgtctcagctttctatcggtataaaattcaggtcatttggactttcctagaccaagttatggtcatttacgtaactactgttcatttggtcatttttgtacagggcagtgtacccaattccgaatttggtctaattattcactaagttatggtcactttctaggcatgattcctcaatgaaaaatgtgccattttgtgtctagtttcattctcaattggtctcacatcaattgggttggtaaatttttatttttggtccctaaaaggaacctaggtcaagctgcctgcaaactaaccctaaccaatccgaattgaaacttatttctaacaattcacacacatcacaaatggtcacaattgaccatttctcaactcaaataaggtcatttacatcattttaccaattcttaaaattttttcaatttttctcacatgctcaaaaccctagttacataaagttcaatctaatacattcaaagtgcacattcatgatctatacacctaatccacatcaaataaccattcaaatccaccaaattcactcatttcaaaccttaaccctagctggctgaaattccatattactcccccaacaattgttttgttttaattttaagttaatttctaagttaattaaactagaacataaatatttaactacaatttcaaagtttaaatTACTAACCTTGTTTAGACAAAGTTTCCTCTTCTCAAATCTTTAATCCCTTTCTTCCTTTTTGCTCCTAAGTTGCTTAGCAAGGTCCAAAgataagatttacttaagaaatCTATAATTTTATGGCTAATTTTAGGGTTCACAAAAGCTTGGAATTGTGTTTTAATGGAGGCTTGTGAGAGAAatgaaagagaagagagagacGAGACAAGCCGGCCAAATGAAAAAGAAAGGtaggatttttatttcttttgattttttaactttattaatacataattatctcacaaaattcaatttttaaatattagatttattgcatcatgcttatgttatgcatgatgtaaataaacttttcttttcctttttcttttgtatttatttttccattagttctt
The sequence above is a segment of the Hevea brasiliensis isolate MT/VB/25A 57/8 chromosome 11, ASM3005281v1, whole genome shotgun sequence genome. Coding sequences within it:
- the LOC110656882 gene encoding uncharacterized protein LOC110656882, which codes for MAADVSSMVKGRNSEILITRDLLGGLSKVRNTSPLDLDLQIPKSCLEMPLHLQTAAMVYQQRCNSPNSPLSSSFAKRNDNKDTEKTIQDNKECPPLKFLEESCLELKLLPSSHCQSVCTLDKVKSALQRAEKETISKKRSSLPSHIEQEEQQQEKGGKSSGGGGGGGDGDNGMFAAGCPGCFMYVMTLKTNPKCPRCNSTVPSPFLLKRPRIDLNA